A genomic segment from Flavobacterium litorale encodes:
- a CDS encoding DUF2975 domain-containing protein, with protein MRRLSLLKTVTDILFILTMIGAIFGLPLIIMVFLFPDSIPFKLDADSELLQGKEQWEIIILLLLLYVGALFFVYALYLFRKTLDLFRKRIIFDDRVIKNFDQTGKAILIGYSIIAASIVLAWITSPSHDITIGIAFNNSLLTIGLGLFFIVLAEVFQTAKGMKEENELTV; from the coding sequence ATGAGACGACTTTCACTCTTAAAAACGGTTACCGATATATTATTTATCCTTACTATGATTGGGGCTATATTTGGGCTGCCGTTAATAATAATGGTATTTTTATTTCCTGATAGTATTCCATTTAAATTGGATGCAGACTCAGAATTATTACAAGGTAAGGAACAATGGGAAATAATAATTTTATTATTACTGTTATATGTAGGGGCTCTGTTTTTTGTGTACGCTCTTTATCTATTCAGAAAAACGCTCGACTTGTTTAGAAAACGTATCATTTTTGACGATCGTGTAATTAAGAATTTTGACCAGACGGGCAAGGCTATTTTAATAGGCTACTCTATTATAGCTGCAAGTATTGTGCTTGCTTGGATTACGAGTCCATCACATGATATAACTATTGGTATTGCCTTTAATAATTCATTGCTCACAATTGGCTTAGGGCTCTTTTTTATAGTGCTTGCTGAGGTATTTCAAACAGCAAAAGGTATGAAAGAGGAAAACGAATTAACGGTATAA
- a CDS encoding AI-2E family transporter encodes MDTLKVPSYIKTVFIALLIIIIILFMVAGKTILVPLLISGFIAMLLTSTCNRLESLKIPRTVSAIICLFAFISIISVLLVFTYFQVRGFIEDLGGDLSEKANLYVIKANSWSYENLGVDMGMYNGFEFKKAVAIVQTEDATPTQLILYILSMLSDILLLPIFIFFLLIYRDHLAVFISKVFRKEKDSVLLDRLTDIRRIVHAYITGAGKVMLILAIINTAVLLILGIEHAIFFGVLAGVLNIIPYLGPVLGAILPFFFALITKDTLFYPIAVLVSFSFIQILENAYLTPRITGGNVNLNALVTFLGLLIGGAIWGIIGMILIIPTIAILKKLFEMSPETQPYAYLFGEEDSNWFKKRRPRQKKQEPEVTEQP; translated from the coding sequence ATGGACACCTTAAAAGTACCCTCTTACATTAAAACTGTTTTTATAGCATTACTCATTATCATTATTATACTTTTTATGGTGGCGGGTAAAACAATTTTAGTTCCGTTGCTTATATCGGGCTTTATAGCCATGTTGCTAACCTCTACGTGTAACAGGCTGGAAAGTTTAAAAATACCTCGTACCGTTAGTGCTATTATATGCCTTTTTGCCTTTATTTCTATAATATCGGTGCTATTGGTGTTTACCTATTTTCAGGTACGAGGCTTTATAGAAGATTTGGGTGGCGATCTTTCTGAAAAAGCAAATCTGTATGTTATAAAGGCGAATAGCTGGAGTTACGAAAACTTGGGGGTAGATATGGGTATGTACAACGGTTTTGAGTTTAAAAAAGCAGTAGCCATTGTACAAACTGAAGATGCTACGCCAACCCAACTGATATTATATATCCTTAGTATGTTATCAGACATATTATTGTTACCCATATTCATATTTTTTCTGCTTATATACCGCGATCATTTAGCGGTATTTATTAGTAAAGTATTCCGTAAAGAAAAAGATAGTGTTTTGCTGGACAGGTTAACGGATATACGCCGTATTGTACACGCCTATATTACAGGGGCAGGAAAAGTAATGCTTATTCTTGCTATTATTAATACTGCGGTATTACTAATATTGGGCATAGAGCACGCCATATTTTTTGGAGTGTTGGCAGGCGTATTAAATATTATTCCGTATTTGGGTCCTGTACTTGGGGCTATATTACCTTTCTTTTTCGCATTAATAACTAAGGACACACTTTTTTATCCTATAGCTGTTTTGGTGTCGTTTTCTTTTATACAAATACTCGAAAATGCGTATTTAACACCCAGAATTACAGGTGGTAATGTAAATCTTAATGCATTAGTTACCTTCTTGGGTTTATTAATAGGTGGTGCCATATGGGGTATTATAGGTATGATATTAATAATACCTACCATTGCCATATTGAAGAAGTTGTTTGAGATGAGCCCCGAAACACAACCTTACGCCTATTTGTTTGGTGAAGAAGATAGTAATTGGTTTAAGAAACGACGACCGCGCCAAAAAAAGCAAGAACCCGAGGTTACAGAGCAGCCTTAA
- a CDS encoding helix-turn-helix domain-containing protein has protein sequence MPIVVNLDVMLAKRKMRSNELAERIGITTANLSILKTGKAKAIRFSTLEAICKELDCQPADIMEYVKE, from the coding sequence ATGCCAATAGTTGTAAACCTTGATGTAATGCTTGCCAAGCGGAAAATGCGTAGTAACGAGCTTGCCGAGCGCATTGGTATTACTACTGCAAACCTATCTATATTAAAAACAGGTAAAGCCAAAGCGATACGCTTTTCTACCTTAGAGGCTATTTGCAAGGAGCTGGATTGCCAGCCCGCCGATATTATGGAGTATGTAAAGGAGTAA
- a CDS encoding DUF2007 domain-containing protein: MESAFTKIGSYLYSSEAIIIKGKLASEGIEVFMADNHTIETDPLMSNAIGGVKLFVKTEQLGAAKKVLDEISRYSLDDKGKPIKCPKCQQNKVEIGSTVKNIKSFFVFLFSFGFLGTLPFYIKYKYRCSNCGNEFNIS, encoded by the coding sequence ATGGAAAGTGCCTTTACAAAAATTGGGTCTTATCTTTATTCATCCGAAGCTATTATCATAAAAGGAAAACTAGCGTCTGAAGGCATAGAAGTATTTATGGCTGATAACCATACAATAGAAACAGACCCCTTAATGAGCAACGCTATTGGCGGAGTAAAACTGTTTGTAAAAACGGAACAGCTCGGAGCAGCAAAAAAAGTACTCGATGAAATAAGTCGATATTCATTAGATGATAAAGGCAAGCCTATTAAATGCCCAAAATGCCAACAAAATAAAGTCGAGATTGGTTCTACCGTAAAAAACATAAAATCATTCTTTGTATTCCTTTTTAGTTTTGGTTTTTTAGGCACACTTCCGTTTTACATCAAATACAAATACCGCTGTAGCAACTGCGGAAACGAATTCAATATCTCATGA
- a CDS encoding aminotransferase class I/II-fold pyridoxal phosphate-dependent enzyme, protein MQQLPKSLQDKLENRSKNGLLRELPTSSSLIDFASNDYLGLSKNKAVFTAASELLVSANTIANGATGSRLISGNHTLYTEAEDYIAQFHAAKSALLFNSGYDANVGFFSCVPQKSDVVLYDELIHASIRDGIRLSNASAYKFEHNNVTALKLLLERHTNKAAEVYIATESVFSMDGDTPDLIAIAKLAKNYNCKLVIDEAHALGVFGTKGEGLVQQLGIAGAVFARIVTFGKGLGCHGAAILGAKELRSYLVNFARSFIYTTGLPPHSVATILCAYKQMESDNNNWEQLRANINHFITTAKTLGLHQFIVSKSAIHCAVIPTNIKVKSIAQHLQKEGYNVKPIMSPTVAEGSERLRFCLRSTVTFTEIEGVLHCLKAAL, encoded by the coding sequence ATGCAGCAGTTGCCCAAATCACTTCAGGATAAACTCGAAAACCGTAGTAAAAACGGTTTATTACGCGAATTACCAACCTCGTCATCATTAATCGATTTTGCATCGAACGATTATTTGGGATTATCGAAAAACAAAGCTGTTTTTACGGCTGCAAGCGAGTTATTGGTATCGGCTAACACTATAGCCAACGGTGCTACGGGTTCGCGCCTTATTAGCGGAAACCATACATTGTACACCGAAGCCGAAGATTATATTGCTCAATTCCATGCTGCTAAAAGTGCGTTACTATTCAATTCGGGGTACGATGCTAATGTTGGTTTTTTTTCATGCGTACCTCAAAAAAGCGATGTGGTATTGTATGATGAGCTTATACATGCCTCCATACGCGACGGAATACGGTTGAGTAATGCTAGTGCCTATAAGTTTGAACATAATAATGTAACGGCTTTAAAATTACTACTAGAAAGGCATACGAACAAAGCTGCGGAAGTGTACATTGCAACCGAGTCGGTTTTCTCGATGGATGGCGATACGCCTGATTTAATTGCAATAGCCAAATTGGCTAAGAATTATAACTGTAAACTGGTTATAGACGAGGCACATGCACTAGGCGTTTTTGGCACAAAGGGCGAAGGCTTAGTACAGCAACTGGGCATTGCAGGTGCTGTTTTTGCCCGTATAGTAACCTTTGGCAAAGGTTTGGGCTGCCATGGTGCAGCAATACTAGGCGCAAAGGAACTTAGGAGTTATTTAGTTAATTTTGCACGTAGTTTTATTTATACTACAGGGCTACCACCGCACTCGGTTGCTACTATTTTATGTGCTTACAAGCAAATGGAGAGTGATAACAATAATTGGGAGCAATTACGAGCCAATATCAACCATTTTATAACAACAGCTAAAACATTAGGGTTACATCAGTTTATTGTTAGTAAGTCGGCAATACATTGTGCCGTTATCCCCACCAATATAAAGGTAAAAAGCATTGCACAGCATTTACAAAAGGAAGGCTATAATGTAAAGCCTATTATGTCGCCCACAGTAGCCGAAGGCTCAGAACGCTTACGGTTTTGTTTGCGCAGTACCGTTACGTTTACCGAAATTGAGGGCGTATTGCATTGCCTTAAGGCTGCTCTGTAA
- the bioD gene encoding dethiobiotin synthase — MKLFITGIGTDVGKTVASAIVTEALKADYWKPVQAGDLDNSDTHKVKQYVSNSKTVFHNNSYALTTPASPHMAAAIDDVTIDIKKIKEPKTKNHLVIEGAGGLLVPLNDNDTIADLLQPDYKVIVVSRHYLGSINHTLLTIEALQQRNIAIAGIIFNGDEYKPTEEIILKKTGVKLLGRIEDEPFFDATVIRDYANQFKAQLQALE, encoded by the coding sequence ATGAAACTATTTATAACAGGCATAGGTACCGATGTAGGTAAAACAGTAGCATCGGCCATTGTTACCGAAGCCTTAAAAGCCGATTACTGGAAACCTGTACAAGCGGGCGACCTTGATAATTCTGACACCCACAAGGTAAAACAATACGTATCTAATAGTAAAACGGTGTTTCACAACAACAGTTATGCGCTCACTACCCCTGCAAGCCCGCATATGGCAGCCGCTATAGACGATGTTACCATCGACATCAAAAAAATAAAAGAGCCCAAAACCAAAAACCACTTGGTTATAGAGGGTGCAGGTGGTTTGCTGGTACCGTTAAACGATAACGATACTATTGCCGACCTACTACAACCCGATTATAAAGTTATTGTAGTATCGCGCCATTATTTGGGCAGCATAAACCATACACTACTTACTATTGAAGCCTTGCAGCAACGAAACATTGCTATTGCGGGTATTATTTTTAACGGTGATGAATACAAGCCTACCGAAGAAATTATTCTAAAAAAAACAGGTGTAAAATTACTCGGCAGAATAGAGGATGAACCTTTTTTCGACGCTACGGTTATTCGTGACTACGCCAATCAGTTTAAAGCACAACTACAAGCCCTAGAATAG
- the atpD gene encoding F0F1 ATP synthase subunit beta, with product MSKVIGKVAQIIGPVVDVVFDTENAELPKIYDSLEITKKDGTLLVLEVQSHVGENTVRTISMDSTDGLSRGYEVVGTGSPIQMPIGSDIYGRLFNVIGDAIDGLGDLPKAGENGLPIHRQAPKFEDLSTSSEVLFTGIKVIDLIEPYAKGGKIGLFGGAGVGKTVLIQELINNIAKGHGGLSVFAGVGERTREGNDLLREMLESGIIKYGDDFMHSMEEGGWDLAKVDKAGMRDSKATFVFGQMNEPPGARARVALSGLTIAEYFRDGAGDAQGKDVLFFVDNIFRFTQAGSEVSALLGRMPSAVGYQPTLATEMGAMQERITSTKKGSITSVQAVYVPADDLTDPAPATTFAHLDATTVLSRKIAELGIYPAVDPLDSTSRILTPQILGEEHYKCTQRVKEILQKYKELQDIIAILGMEELSEEDKLAVSRARRVQRFLSQPFHVAEQFTGIPGVLVDIKDTIKGFNMIMDGELDHLPEAAFNLKGTIEEAIEAGEKMLTEA from the coding sequence ATGTCTAAAGTAATAGGAAAAGTTGCACAAATTATCGGACCAGTTGTAGACGTAGTGTTTGACACCGAAAACGCTGAGCTTCCAAAAATTTATGATTCATTAGAAATCACTAAAAAAGACGGTACTTTACTTGTACTAGAGGTACAATCGCACGTAGGTGAAAACACCGTACGTACCATTTCGATGGACTCTACTGACGGTTTGAGTAGAGGGTATGAGGTTGTAGGTACAGGTAGCCCTATACAAATGCCTATTGGTAGCGATATCTACGGACGCTTATTTAATGTAATTGGAGACGCTATTGATGGTTTAGGTGATTTACCTAAAGCGGGTGAAAATGGTTTACCAATTCACCGTCAAGCACCAAAATTTGAAGATTTATCAACTTCGTCAGAAGTTTTATTTACTGGTATTAAAGTAATCGACCTTATTGAGCCTTACGCAAAGGGAGGTAAAATTGGATTATTTGGTGGTGCTGGTGTAGGTAAAACAGTATTGATTCAGGAGTTGATTAACAATATTGCAAAAGGTCACGGTGGTCTTTCCGTATTCGCAGGAGTAGGTGAAAGAACACGTGAGGGTAACGACTTACTTCGTGAGATGTTAGAGTCGGGTATTATCAAGTACGGAGACGACTTTATGCACTCTATGGAAGAAGGCGGATGGGATTTGGCTAAGGTTGACAAAGCTGGAATGAGAGATTCTAAAGCAACATTCGTATTCGGACAGATGAACGAACCACCTGGAGCACGTGCACGTGTGGCACTTTCTGGTCTTACTATCGCAGAATACTTCCGTGATGGTGCTGGAGATGCACAAGGTAAAGATGTACTCTTCTTCGTAGATAACATCTTCCGTTTTACACAAGCAGGTTCAGAGGTATCGGCACTACTAGGTCGTATGCCATCAGCGGTAGGTTACCAACCAACACTAGCTACAGAAATGGGTGCTATGCAGGAGCGTATTACATCTACCAAAAAAGGTTCTATTACATCGGTACAGGCAGTATATGTACCTGCGGATGACCTTACTGACCCCGCACCAGCAACAACGTTTGCCCACCTTGATGCAACAACAGTACTTTCGCGTAAAATTGCTGAGCTAGGTATTTATCCTGCGGTAGACCCATTGGATTCTACTTCGAGAATACTTACACCACAAATTTTAGGTGAAGAGCACTACAAGTGTACACAACGCGTAAAAGAGATACTACAGAAATATAAAGAACTACAGGATATTATTGCTATTTTGGGTATGGAAGAGCTTAGTGAGGAGGACAAACTAGCTGTATCGCGCGCACGCCGTGTACAACGTTTCCTTTCGCAGCCATTCCACGTAGCCGAGCAGTTTACAGGTATTCCTGGAGTACTAGTAGATATTAAAGATACCATTAAAGGGTTTAACATGATTATGGATGGTGAGTTAGACCACCTTCCAGAAGCTGCCTTTAACCTTAAAGGTACTATTGAAGAAGCTATTGAAGCTGGAGAAAAAATGCTTACTGAAGCGTAA
- a CDS encoding F0F1 ATP synthase subunit epsilon: MLLEIVSPEGHLFKGDVTSVTVPGVNGEFQMLSHHANIVSVLNEGSIKIAVPNLKAATEYSPKFTRNDKEQKLMLAIHSGTLEMKDNKIIILVD, from the coding sequence ATGTTATTAGAAATAGTATCGCCAGAAGGACACTTATTTAAAGGAGATGTTACCTCGGTAACGGTACCAGGTGTAAATGGCGAATTCCAAATGCTAAGCCATCACGCCAATATTGTATCGGTGTTAAATGAGGGTAGTATTAAAATTGCAGTACCTAACCTAAAGGCTGCTACCGAATATTCGCCAAAGTTTACCCGTAACGACAAAGAGCAAAAGTTAATGCTTGCTATACATTCGGGTACACTAGAAATGAAAGATAACAAGATTATTATTTTGGTTGATTAA
- the bioA gene encoding adenosylmethionine--8-amino-7-oxononanoate transaminase — protein MNTTQNNDLAARDAHYLWHPYTQHKTAAPHIAIQRGEGALLWDDKGKQYIDAIASWWVNPFGHSNKFIADAIYKQLTTLEHVLFGGFTHEPAIQVAEKLKEILPSNQQKFFFSDNGSTAVEIALKVALQYYYNKGKKRTKIIAFENAFHGDTFAAMAASGISFFTEAFSGSLIEVTRIPVPVAGQEEASLDALKELTKTNDYAAFIFEPLVQGAAGMVMYAPEALDTLISTCKDNNIFTVADEVMTGFGKSGKNFACDYLTAQPDMMCLSKALTGGTIPMAITTFTQELFDGFYDDDVNKALFHGHTFTANPTGCAAALASIQLLQQPEMQANIQRINQQHLAFQAKIAQHPRIKTTRVLGVIFALELKTESKESYYGGLRNKLYNYFIDKGVILRPVGNIIYILPPYIISDELLSEIYETIASAIEEVH, from the coding sequence ATGAATACAACTCAAAATAACGACCTTGCAGCTCGCGATGCCCACTACCTTTGGCACCCGTACACACAGCACAAAACAGCAGCCCCACACATTGCCATACAACGTGGCGAAGGCGCATTGCTGTGGGACGATAAAGGCAAGCAGTACATAGATGCCATAGCCTCGTGGTGGGTAAACCCCTTTGGGCACAGCAACAAGTTTATAGCCGATGCCATATATAAACAACTCACTACATTAGAGCACGTATTGTTTGGCGGTTTTACACACGAACCTGCTATACAGGTAGCCGAAAAACTCAAAGAAATACTACCCAGCAATCAGCAAAAATTTTTCTTTTCAGATAATGGTTCTACGGCGGTAGAAATTGCCCTAAAAGTAGCCTTGCAATACTATTACAACAAGGGCAAAAAACGCACTAAAATTATTGCTTTTGAAAATGCTTTTCATGGCGATACTTTTGCCGCTATGGCTGCCAGCGGTATATCGTTTTTTACCGAAGCCTTTAGCGGTTCGCTTATAGAGGTTACCCGTATTCCCGTGCCTGTAGCAGGGCAAGAAGAAGCTAGCCTTGATGCCTTAAAAGAACTTACCAAAACAAACGATTACGCTGCCTTTATATTCGAACCCTTAGTGCAAGGTGCAGCAGGTATGGTAATGTATGCTCCTGAAGCGTTAGATACCTTAATAAGTACTTGTAAAGACAATAATATTTTTACGGTAGCCGACGAGGTTATGACAGGATTTGGTAAAAGTGGTAAAAACTTTGCTTGCGATTACCTTACTGCACAACCCGATATGATGTGCCTCTCCAAAGCACTAACAGGCGGTACAATCCCTATGGCAATAACCACATTTACACAAGAATTATTTGATGGTTTTTATGATGACGATGTAAACAAAGCCCTCTTTCATGGGCATACCTTTACCGCCAACCCAACAGGTTGTGCAGCAGCATTAGCAAGCATACAGCTATTACAACAACCCGAAATGCAAGCTAACATACAGCGTATTAACCAACAGCACTTGGCTTTTCAGGCAAAAATAGCACAACATCCACGTATAAAAACAACTCGGGTGCTGGGAGTAATATTTGCCCTCGAATTAAAAACGGAAAGTAAAGAAAGCTACTACGGCGGACTACGTAACAAGCTATATAATTATTTTATTGATAAAGGGGTAATACTGCGCCCTGTAGGTAACATTATTTACATACTACCTCCGTATATTATTAGCGACGAGTTGTTATCTGAAATTTACGAAACAATAGCATCCGCAATAGAAGAAGTACATTAA
- a CDS encoding helix-turn-helix domain-containing protein has translation MIKFVCTLIVLCTFCTPAFSGTFLFDDGVEKDQQHIALRKVGHELLLNANDATSRVLPIQQVDGSTYEIHFEHPFALHPDALIEIIANEEKKGYIPQNYIVQVYDVATNTVQYAYSMPTAEADAVPCLGRALPKDNYYITIQFIETNNVIWYAAGVIPLFVLFGWHQLRTTKKKAKAPVAVQPHVPVMIGACKYFPDLQKLEVKNTVQSLTAKEAKVLNIFATNVNTEVTRERIQKEVWEDEGVIVGRSLDMFISKLRKKFKDEPAIQIVSIHGKGYKLIAEA, from the coding sequence ATGATTAAATTTGTATGTACTCTTATAGTTTTATGTACGTTTTGTACGCCTGCTTTTTCAGGTACTTTTTTATTTGATGATGGTGTTGAAAAAGACCAACAGCATATTGCGCTCCGTAAAGTGGGGCACGAATTATTGTTAAATGCCAACGATGCTACCTCTAGGGTTTTGCCGATACAACAGGTTGACGGAAGTACGTACGAAATTCATTTTGAGCACCCTTTTGCGTTGCACCCTGATGCACTTATTGAAATTATAGCCAACGAAGAAAAGAAAGGGTACATCCCCCAAAACTATATTGTACAAGTGTACGACGTAGCTACCAATACGGTACAATATGCTTATAGTATGCCTACAGCAGAAGCCGATGCTGTACCCTGTTTGGGGCGTGCGTTACCGAAGGACAACTACTATATTACCATACAATTTATAGAAACAAACAATGTAATATGGTATGCAGCAGGAGTTATACCTTTGTTTGTATTGTTTGGTTGGCACCAACTACGCACTACTAAAAAGAAAGCCAAAGCTCCTGTTGCGGTACAGCCTCATGTTCCTGTGATGATAGGAGCTTGCAAATACTTTCCAGATCTACAAAAACTAGAGGTAAAAAATACCGTACAGAGCCTTACAGCCAAAGAAGCCAAAGTACTCAACATATTTGCCACCAATGTCAATACAGAGGTTACCCGCGAACGCATCCAGAAAGAAGTTTGGGAAGATGAAGGGGTAATAGTAGGGCGTAGCTTGGATATGTTTATCTCTAAACTGCGTAAAAAATTTAAAGACGAACCTGCTATACAAATAGTAAGCATTCATGGTAAAGGCTATAAACTTATTGCCGAAGCGTAG
- a CDS encoding beta-ketoacyl synthase N-terminal-like domain-containing protein — protein MLPPIAITSLRSFSALGDTPETIWENYCNTTSLIQPMDCNGTQALGAPLHDTLQQKVAALRASENKYLNLDNSVLYALLASREAVQNAGWQQGDDFGVNIGSSRGATALFEQYHQEFLKTGLTATQASPATTLGNIASWVAQDLKTTGPDISHSITCSTALHALLNGVAWLQSGMTSKFLVGGSEAPLTPFTIAQMKAMKIYASNESEYPCRALDLNKKTNTMVLGEGAASACLEVGRKTNALGYIEGIGYATEELKHSVSISANAVCLQKSMQMALRNTPLNEVDAIVMHAPGTVKGDLSEYNAVQSIFGESLPLLTTNKWKTGHTFGASGLLSLELALMMIQHNTFIGIPFIPSQKNQKPIKKVLVNAVGFGGNAVSVLVGK, from the coding sequence TTGTTACCACCCATAGCCATAACCTCGCTTCGTTCGTTTTCCGCGTTGGGCGATACCCCTGAAACCATCTGGGAAAACTACTGCAACACAACATCGTTAATCCAACCTATGGATTGTAACGGTACGCAGGCATTGGGCGCACCCCTACACGATACGTTACAGCAAAAAGTAGCTGCATTAAGGGCTTCCGAAAATAAGTACCTTAATCTTGATAATTCGGTATTGTATGCGCTTTTAGCTTCGCGCGAAGCAGTACAAAATGCAGGATGGCAACAGGGCGACGATTTTGGCGTAAATATAGGTTCATCTCGTGGGGCAACAGCATTATTTGAACAATACCATCAAGAATTCCTAAAAACAGGATTAACGGCTACACAAGCGTCGCCTGCTACTACACTAGGCAATATCGCTTCGTGGGTGGCACAAGATTTAAAAACTACAGGTCCCGATATTTCGCACTCCATAACGTGCTCTACAGCATTGCATGCTTTGCTTAATGGGGTGGCGTGGTTACAATCGGGTATGACGTCGAAATTTTTAGTGGGTGGCAGCGAGGCACCGCTTACCCCTTTTACCATAGCCCAAATGAAAGCGATGAAAATATATGCCTCTAACGAATCGGAATATCCCTGTCGTGCCTTAGACCTCAATAAAAAAACCAACACTATGGTATTGGGCGAGGGTGCAGCCTCTGCGTGTTTGGAGGTTGGTCGTAAAACAAATGCGTTGGGTTATATTGAGGGTATTGGTTATGCTACAGAGGAATTAAAGCATAGTGTTTCCATTTCGGCAAATGCAGTATGTTTGCAAAAATCCATGCAAATGGCGTTGCGCAACACTCCCTTAAACGAAGTTGATGCTATAGTAATGCACGCTCCCGGTACCGTAAAGGGCGATTTATCAGAATACAACGCTGTTCAGTCAATTTTCGGCGAAAGCCTGCCTTTACTTACCACCAACAAGTGGAAAACGGGGCATACTTTTGGTGCTTCGGGCTTGCTTAGCCTCGAATTGGCACTGATGATGATACAGCACAATACGTTTATTGGTATACCTTTTATTCCTAGTCAGAAAAACCAAAAACCAATAAAAAAAGTACTCGTAAATGCGGTTGGTTTTGGTGGTAATGCTGTAAGTGTATTGGTAGGTAAATAA
- a CDS encoding DoxX family protein codes for MKAKVFSTQPLWSYGFDLVRILTGIIMAKFGMEIFRDDIMIEYSLYVEKMGFPAPVFMIYLAKIIELVGGIFLALGLFTRLVTPPLTFVMGVLLWDMANMNLLNGGIFSLFILLFFLYFTMGAGKWSLDYVLFDKPKNKSSNS; via the coding sequence ATGAAAGCAAAAGTATTTAGCACACAACCACTTTGGAGCTACGGATTTGACCTTGTTAGAATTTTAACAGGGATAATAATGGCAAAGTTTGGTATGGAAATTTTTCGGGACGATATTATGATTGAATATTCTCTTTATGTAGAAAAAATGGGTTTTCCTGCCCCAGTATTTATGATTTATTTAGCCAAAATAATTGAGTTAGTTGGAGGAATATTTTTAGCACTGGGGTTGTTTACCCGCTTGGTTACTCCACCACTAACTTTTGTTATGGGTGTATTACTATGGGATATGGCAAACATGAATCTTTTAAATGGGGGTATCTTTTCGTTATTCATACTACTATTCTTTCTGTACTTTACTATGGGAGCAGGAAAATGGAGTTTGGATTACGTTTTGTTTGATAAGCCCAAAAATAAAAGCAGTAACAGTTAA